The Pseudomonadota bacterium genome includes a region encoding these proteins:
- the trmH gene encoding tRNA (guanosine(18)-2'-O)-methyltransferase TrmH — protein sequence MTPERKARIEATAARRQPDLTVFLEQVHKAHNVAAILRTCDAVGVMTAHAVPPAGGIPPLNHTAQGAQRWVQLDRHRDAVTGLRRLKSDGFTLYAAHLSERAVDFRQPDYTRPTAIILGTEKFGVSTEALGECDGEIIIPMHGMSRSLNVSVAAALILFEAQRQRQKAGLYHPRSLSEQPWKNLVEHWLQRELNRR from the coding sequence ATGACGCCGGAACGCAAAGCCCGAATCGAAGCCACTGCCGCCCGGCGCCAGCCCGATCTGACCGTTTTTCTCGAGCAGGTGCACAAGGCGCACAATGTCGCCGCCATCCTGCGAACCTGCGACGCGGTCGGCGTCATGACCGCGCACGCGGTGCCGCCAGCCGGAGGCATTCCGCCGCTCAACCATACCGCCCAGGGCGCACAGCGTTGGGTGCAGCTCGACCGCCATCGTGATGCGGTCACGGGCCTGCGCCGTCTCAAGTCCGACGGGTTCACGCTGTATGCGGCACACCTGTCGGAACGCGCGGTCGATTTCCGTCAGCCGGACTACACCCGCCCGACTGCGATCATACTGGGCACGGAAAAGTTCGGCGTCAGCACCGAGGCTTTGGGCGAGTGTGACGGCGAGATCATCATTCCAATGCACGGCATGTCCCGGTCGCTCAATGTCTCGGTCGCCGCTGCCCTGATCCTGTTCGAAGCCCAGCGCCAGCGCCAGAAAGCCGGCCTGTACCACCCCCGCTCTTTATCGGAACAACCATGGAAAAACCTGGTTGAGCACTGGCTGCAACGCGAACTCAATCGCCGCTAG
- a CDS encoding U32 family peptidase, translating to MKLSLGALQYFWPRDKTLAFYESAAGLDVDIIYLGETVCSKRRELRLPDWIALARDLQSAGHEVLLSTLTLIEAASELSTCKRIVENGDFAIEAGDVSAVELCRERGLPFATGPGVNIYNHRALAILQQAGLFRMTVPVELGREHIRNLCSAEDNAQSARPEIELLAYGRVPLAHSARCFTARAVGRGKDQCGFECIHYPYGQPIATREDQPFLNMNGIQTQSAAVTDLSPWVGELCEEPVDILRIYPQEEPVEEVVARFRSALAGEDVVAAAESVSGYWQGRAGAH from the coding sequence ATGAAGTTATCCCTGGGCGCGTTGCAGTATTTCTGGCCGCGCGACAAGACGCTGGCCTTCTACGAATCGGCCGCAGGGCTCGATGTCGACATCATCTACCTGGGCGAGACGGTCTGCTCCAAGCGCCGCGAACTGCGGTTGCCCGACTGGATCGCGCTGGCCAGGGATCTCCAGTCAGCCGGTCACGAGGTGCTGCTTTCAACCCTGACCCTGATCGAGGCCGCCTCGGAGCTATCCACCTGCAAGCGCATCGTCGAAAACGGCGATTTCGCCATCGAGGCCGGTGATGTCTCGGCCGTCGAGCTGTGCCGTGAGCGTGGCCTGCCGTTCGCTACCGGCCCAGGTGTGAACATCTACAACCATCGTGCGCTTGCGATTCTGCAGCAGGCCGGTCTGTTCCGCATGACCGTGCCGGTCGAGTTGGGACGCGAGCATATCCGCAACCTGTGCAGCGCCGAAGACAACGCCCAGTCGGCGCGACCTGAAATCGAGCTGCTGGCCTACGGCCGCGTGCCCCTGGCCCATTCGGCGCGCTGCTTCACCGCCCGGGCGGTGGGGCGCGGCAAGGATCAGTGCGGGTTCGAGTGCATCCACTACCCTTACGGCCAGCCGATTGCCACGCGCGAGGACCAGCCCTTCCTCAACATGAACGGCATCCAGACCCAGAGCGCGGCGGTGACCGACCTGAGCCCCTGGGTGGGCGAACTGTGTGAGGAGCCGGTCGATATTCTCAGAATCTACCCGCAGGAAGAGCCGGTTGAAGAGGTTGTGGCGCGCTTCCGCTCGGCCTTGGCCGGCGAGGATGTCGTTGCCGCAGCCGAATCGGTCAGCGGCTACTGGCAGGGTCGTGCCGGGGCCCACTAG
- a CDS encoding YggT family protein — MGSGTRAIAFLVETLFQLFLVALMLRLLLEAYRADYYNPVCQALIRVTNPVIRPLERVLPRLGRISLAGIVVLYLLELLLLVILAQLGGWRMDPAVLALLGLLRLVRMLLVLYLVLIIVSVILSWVGQGFRHPIVPLIFQLTEPVLAPIRRILPPLGGFDLSPLIALIGIQFLIILLGV; from the coding sequence ATGGGATCGGGGACCCGGGCCATCGCATTTCTCGTCGAAACGCTCTTTCAGCTCTTCCTGGTTGCGCTAATGCTGCGCCTCCTGCTCGAGGCATACCGAGCCGACTACTACAACCCGGTCTGTCAGGCGCTGATCCGGGTGACCAACCCGGTCATCCGCCCGCTCGAACGGGTCCTGCCGCGCCTTGGGCGCATCAGCCTGGCCGGCATCGTCGTTCTGTATCTGCTCGAACTGCTGCTGCTGGTCATTCTGGCCCAGCTCGGCGGCTGGCGCATGGACCCCGCGGTGCTGGCTCTGCTGGGACTGCTGCGCCTGGTCAGGATGCTGCTGGTGCTCTACCTGGTGCTGATCATCGTCAGCGTCATCCTGTCGTGGGTGGGCCAGGGTTTTCGCCACCCGATCGTGCCGCTGATCTTTCAGCTGACTGAGCCGGTGCTGGCACCCATCCGTCGCATTCTGCCGCCGCTGGGCGGCTTTGATCTGTCGCCGCTGATCGCATTGATCGGAATCCAGTTCCTGATCATCCTGCTTGGCGTCTGA
- a CDS encoding TerB family tellurite resistance protein, protein MTDWFRHLKSIVNRRDEPAADRQALARAAAVVLLDLAAADDDQAGEELELVHAAVRDAFDLEESELAELISQADALQRQAVSLHEFTHDLRTGLSAPERAELVEWLWRVAYADGRIDRYEEHLMRRLADLLGVPHEEFIRRKHQAASGPCG, encoded by the coding sequence ATGACCGACTGGTTCCGCCACCTGAAATCGATTGTCAACCGCCGCGATGAACCCGCTGCAGACCGCCAGGCGCTGGCGCGTGCCGCGGCGGTTGTTCTGCTTGACCTGGCTGCCGCTGATGACGATCAGGCGGGCGAGGAGCTGGAACTGGTGCACGCAGCCGTTCGCGATGCATTCGATCTGGAGGAGTCCGAACTGGCCGAACTGATCTCACAGGCTGACGCGCTGCAGCGCCAGGCGGTATCGCTGCACGAGTTCACGCATGACCTGCGGACCGGGCTATCCGCGCCCGAGCGGGCCGAGCTGGTCGAGTGGCTGTGGCGGGTGGCCTATGCCGACGGTCGTATTGATCGCTACGAGGAGCACTTGATGCGGCGGCTGGCCGACCTATTGGGTGTGCCGCACGAGGAATTCATCCGCCGCAAGCACCAGGCCGCTAGTGGGCCATGCGGCTAA
- a CDS encoding DUF4426 domain-containing protein, giving the protein MRHVHVRMSLIATAALLLAMLGGPAFAQQSEEFGDWVVHYNAINTNLLPPEVARAYGIQRSGSRALLNIAVLEKHPDALDEPIHASVTASAINLTGQRRDIALREIEDQGAIYYIGTFRIHDEETLTFSIQVKPGRSEQPAREITFRQQFFTG; this is encoded by the coding sequence ATGCGCCATGTACACGTTCGAATGTCATTGATCGCGACCGCTGCGCTGCTGCTTGCGATGCTGGGCGGTCCGGCCTTCGCCCAGCAATCCGAGGAATTCGGTGACTGGGTGGTGCACTACAACGCCATCAATACCAATCTGCTGCCGCCGGAAGTCGCGCGAGCCTACGGCATCCAGCGCTCGGGCAGCCGCGCGTTACTCAATATCGCCGTGCTTGAAAAACACCCGGATGCGCTCGACGAGCCGATCCATGCCTCGGTCACGGCCAGCGCCATCAATCTGACCGGACAACGCCGCGACATCGCGCTGCGCGAAATCGAGGACCAGGGCGCCATCTACTACATCGGTACGTTTCGCATTCACGACGAGGAAACCCTGACATTCTCCATTCAGGTCAAACCCGGGCGCAGCGAACAGCCGGCGCGCGAAATCACCTTTCGCCAGCAGTTCTTTACCGGCTAG